One stretch of Zingiber officinale cultivar Zhangliang chromosome 6B, Zo_v1.1, whole genome shotgun sequence DNA includes these proteins:
- the LOC121988580 gene encoding protein TOC75-3, chloroplastic-like, which produces MSFFAKNQLLGAQIKTAAVASSSPRRRRSPAPSDDRSLALKTSVWGACKKSLAVFSISAASFAAAGGGGFVLLASSPPPPVPPIDGGGCGGGGGWFGGSDGGGFWSNLLSPLAAHAKEDESPEWDSHGLPANIVVQLNKLSGLKRYKISDIFFFDKRRSTIVSGSEDSFFEMMTLRPGGVYTKAQLQKELENLASSGMFEKVDLEGKTKPDGTLAITMPFTESTWMSAESFRCINVGLLPQTKVMEMDADMTEKERLEFMRAQDREYKKRIDRSRPCLLSDDVKKEIVRMLNEKGKLSARTLQTIRDRVQKWYHDEGYACAQVVNFGNLNTRELVCEVVEGDITQLDVQFLDKLGNTTEGNTQLAVIRRELPTQLRPGHVFNMEAGKQVLRNMNSLGLFSNIELNPRPDEKNDGGIIVEVKLREMDQKSAEVSTEWSFVPGHNGWPTLASIQPGGTVSLDHRNIKGLNRSISCSMASGNLLNPQDDLSFKLDYVHPYLDGVTNPRNRTFRVSCFNSRKLSPVFTGGPGAEEVPPVWIDRMGMKANVTENFTQQSKFTYGLVMEEITTRDETSTVCTHGVRALPVGGLSIDGPPTTLSGTGTDRMAFAQANITRDKTRFLNGAIVGERDVFQLDQGLGIGSNFPFFNRHQLTLTRFVPLKQVEEGTGKSPPPVLVLHGHYGGCVGDLPSYDAFTLGGPYSVRGYNMGELGACRNILEVAAELRIPVRNTQVYFFAEHGNDLGSSKDVKGNPTEFFRRIGHGSSYGGGIKLGMVRAEYAVDHNSGTGAVFFRFGERF; this is translated from the exons ATGTCCTTCTTCGCCAAGAACCAACTCTTGGGCGCTCAAATCAAGACAGCGGCCGTCGCCTCTTCCTCTCCTCGGAGGCGTAGATCTCCCGCTCCTTCCGACGATCGATCTCTCGCACTTAAAACCTCCGTCTGGGGAGCTTGCAAGAAATCTCTCGCTGTATTTTCAATTTCTGCTGCTTCCTTCGCCGCAGCTGGAGGAGGGGGGTTCGTTCTGCTAGCTTCCTCCCCTCCTCCTCCTGTGCCCCCTATTGACGGCGGAGGCTGTGGTGGAGGCGGCGGTTGGTTCGGAGGCAGTGATGGCGGTGGGTTCTGGTCCAACCTGTTATCCCCATTGGCGGCGCATGCGAAGGAGGACGAAAGCCCCGAGTGGGACTCCCATGGCCTCCCGGCCAACATCGTCGTCCAGCTCAACAAGCTGAGCGGCCTCAAACGGTACAAGATCTCCGATATCTTCTTCTTCGACAAACGCCGGTCAACCATCGTCTCCGGCTCGGAGGACTCCTTCTTTGAGATGATGACTCTGCGTCCCGGTGGCGTCTACACCAAGGCTCAGCTCCAGAAGGAACTCGAAAATCTAGCCTCTTCAGGAATGTTCGAGAAGGTCGACCTCGAAGGCAAGACGAAGCCCGACGGCACTCTGGCCATCACGATGCCGTTCACTGAGAGCACGTGGATGTCTGCTGAGTCGTTCCGATGCATCAATGTTGGACTGTTGCCGCAGACGAAAGTGATGGAGATGGACGCGGACATGACGGAGAAAGAGAGATTGGAGTTCATGCGTGCACAAGACCGGGAGTACAAGAAGAGGATTGATCGGTCGAGGCCGTGCTTGCTTTCTGATGACGTGAAGAAGGAGATTGTTCGGATGCTGAACGAGAAGGGGAAGTTGAGCGCTAGAACGCTGCAAACAATTCGTGACCGAGTGCAAAAATGGTACCACGACGAAGGGTATGCGTGCGCTCAGGTGGTCAATTTTGGGAACCTGAACACAAGGGAATTGGTATGTGAGGTTGTGGAGGGTGATATCACGCAACTTGACGTCCAGTTCTTGGATAAACTTGGAAACACGACTGAAGGAAACACTCAGCTTGCTGTCATTCGCCGGGAGTTGCCCACACAG CTTCGACCAGGGCATGTGTTTAACATGGAAGCAGGAAAGCAAGTTTTGAGAAACATGAATTCACTTGGTCTATTCTCTAACATAGAGTTGAATCCACGACCTGACGAGAAGAATGATGGAGGAATCATAGTTGAAGTCAAACTTAGAGAAATGGACCAAAAGTCTGCTGAAGTAAGTACAGAATGGAGTTTTGTACCAGGACATAATGGATGGCCAACTCTG GCATCTATTCAGCCTGGCGGAACTGTCTCACTTGATCACCGTAACATTAAAGGATTGAATAGATCAATTTCCTGTTCAATGGCATCGGGTAATCTGCTCAATCCTCAG GATGATCTGTCTTTCAAGCTTGATTATGTGCACCCTTACCTGGACGGCGTGACAAATCCTCGCAATCGAACCTTCCGTGTTAGTTGCTTTAACAGCAGGAAGTTGAGTCCTGTTTTCACTGGTGGACCAGGTGCTGAGGAAGTTCCACCCGTGTGGATTGACAGAATGGGAATGAAAGCCAATGTGACCGAG AACTTCACTCAACAAAGCAAATTCACATATGGACTCGTGATGGAGGAGATTACGACGCGGGATGAAACTTCTACTGTGTGCACCCATGGTGTTCGAGCGTTGCCTGTTGGCGGTTTGAGCATCGATGGACCTCCTACAACCCTCAGTGGGACTGGCACTGATCGGATGGCATTTGCTCAGGCAAACATTACACGTGACAAGACAAGGTTTCTAAATGGTGCCATTGTCGGGGAGAGAGATGTGTTTCAG TTGGACCAAGGTCTCGGAATTGGTAGCAATTTTCCGTTCTTCAATCGTCACCAGCTCACATTAACCCGCTTTGTTCCATTGAAACAAGTTGAAGAAGGTACTGGTAAATCACCCCCACCTGTTTTAGTTTTACATGGACATTACGGTGGTTGCGTTGGAGACCTCCCGAGCTACGATGCTTTCACTCTCGGAGGACCCTACTCAGTGAGAGGCTACAACATGGGAGAGTTGGGTGCCTGCAGGAACATTCTTGAG GTTGCGGCCGAGTTGCGGATCCCCGTTAGGAACACCCAAGTGTACTTTTTTGCTGAGCATGGAAATGACCTTGGCAGCTCAAAGGATGTGAAAGGAAACCCGACTGAGTTTTTCCGCCGCATTGGACATGGATCTTCCTACGGTGGTGGCATCAAGCTTGGGATGGTAAGAGCAGAGTATGCAGTCGATCACAATTCTGGCACAGGTGCCGTGTTCTTCAGATTTGGCGAGAGATTTTGA